Proteins found in one Zea mays cultivar B73 chromosome 1, Zm-B73-REFERENCE-NAM-5.0, whole genome shotgun sequence genomic segment:
- the LOC109941083 gene encoding uncharacterized protein: protein MVLASPLPASACSSSSPPSFPGAGAGSSSLAKLHSSRDAQVPTAPAASSFLQDGRQPSSPSGRRSSLRATSSQASLAQRDKLPWAPPLQAWQQEQRPSLPLLFFSYGVLPFLPSASNGTTPPAPTLSRGSNSHGRPDFFFSALFIFLPAAAVPAQLHFRPWPRPIPPWPPSSLSRAPRNFQQRAPPLRCCRTSLLLPCSLVAQRAPSPTCAASCALQQHRSSPCIVIELRCCFSPMTSTPAAAPARSTLHSTAPSLPLPKRRPNSCSKPHPATPSGGMVLRLALACSTNRRSEPRPPTSFRSPVRDGAFVFTPHVQQPRLRFDMDREMMIKPVMWCQPQDAVGERPEEWT from the exons ATGGTGTTG GCGTCGCCTCTCCCAGCCAGCGCATGTTCATCTTCCTCCCCACCCTCCTTCCCTGGTGCAGGCGCAGGGAGCAGTTCCCTGGCCAAGCTCCATTCCAGCAGGGACGCCCAGGTCCCGACGGCCCCTGCGGCGAGCTCCTTCCTCCAAGATGGACGCCAGCCGAGCTCCCCTTCCGGTCGCCGCTCCTCCCTGCGAGCTACCTCCTCCCAGGCTTCTCTTGCGCAGCGGGACAAGCTCCCATGGGCGCCCCCCCTTCAGGCTTGGCAGCAGGAACAGCGCCCATCCCTCCCActgctgttcttctcctatggcgtGCTCCCCTTCCTCCCCTCGGCCAGCAATGGCACGACGCCCCCTGCTCCTACTCTCTCGCGCGGCAGCAACTCCCATGGACGCCCAGATTTTTTTTTCAGTGCCCTGTTCATCTTCCTCCCAGCAGCAGCAGTCCCTGCGCAGCTCCATTTTCGCCCATGGCCGAGGCCCATTCCTCCATGGCCGCCCAGCTCCCTATCTAGAGCGCCCAGAAATTTCCAGCAGCGAGCTCCTCCCTTGCGTTGCTGTCGGACGTCCCTGCTACTACCTTGCTCCCTCGTCGCGCAGCGAGCTCCATCGCCGACCTGCGCAGCAAGCTGCGCGCTGCAGCAGCACCGCTCTTCGCCTTGCATCGTCATCGAACTTCGCTGCTGTTTTTCCCCCATGACCAGCACCCCTGCAGCAGCCCCAGCCCGCTCGACCCTCCACTCCACAGCGCCGTCGTTGCCCCTGCCTAAGCGCCGTCCAAATTCCTGCAGCAAGCCTCACCCAGCAACGCCCAGTGGCGGCATGGTGCTTCGCCTCGCGCTTGCGTGCTCGACGAATCGCCGCAGCGAGCCACGCCCTCCGACGTCGTTTCGGTCTCCCGTGCGCGACGGCGCGTTCGTCTTCacgccacatgtgcagcaaccaCGACTGAGGTTtgatatg gaccgagagatgatgatcaagccagtgatgtggtgccaaccacaagacgcAGTTGGTgaacgacctgaagaatggacttaa